A window of the Cynocephalus volans isolate mCynVol1 chromosome 10, mCynVol1.pri, whole genome shotgun sequence genome harbors these coding sequences:
- the EID2B gene encoding EP300-interacting inhibitor of differentiation 2B has translation MSELPGESSVLEMGAASVVCDVLQAGVGGGGRAQEARQGPVADAARPVARVLRAAHTPIPSDVPGLMSVPDLHQRVGHVGINQQRLFRHHLDNYAMIPVRLLRGIEGRRRLFVESCKAREAAFDANPPQMDLDAAAFTLALAASEAIRPPAD, from the coding sequence ATGTCCGAGCTGCCCGGAGAGAGCAGTGTCCTAGAGATGGGTGCAGCGAGTGTCGTCTGCGACGTCCTGCAGGCGGGAGTAGGCGGCGGGGGTCGAGCACAGGAGGCCCGGCAAGGTCCGGTGGCCGACGCTGCCCGACCCGTGGCGCGGGTCCTGCGCGCTGCTCACACGCCCATCCCCAGCGACGTCCCCGGCCTGATGTCCGTGCCAGACCTCCATCAGCGGGTTGGCCATGTAGGAATTAATCAGCAGCGGTTGTTCCGCCACCACCTGGATAATTACGCCATGATCCCAGTCCGATTGCTCCGCGGCATCGAGGGACGCCGCAGGCTGTTTGTGGAAAGCTGCAAGGCTAGGGAAGCAGCCTTTGACGCGAACCCCCCGCAGATGGACTTGGATGCTGCAGCTTTTACTCTGGCTCTGGCTGCATCTGAAGCCATCAGGCCTCCTGCCGACTAA